From Calditrichota bacterium:
TCGACGCAGACCAGGCAGATGCGCTTGCCTGAGAGGGACTCATTGGCAAGGGTCGCTTTCAGCCACTCGCGCTTCGTTGCGATGAATGCTTCATAAGCCTTGATGAACGCGGGATCGAGCCTTTCGCGGTCGGATTTCTTCTGACGCGCCTGGTGATCGGCTTTGCCCTGGATGGCGCGCATGTCCGCCGGAGGCGCGACCTCGCGCCAATGGACGTACCCGATGCCGTTAGCGGCGAGCAATTCTTGCAGCCGTCCGGCGTTGGCGAATGGGTAATGCCCGCCGCGGACGCCTCGGCGGTCGCGGATGTCGGCAAGGAGGTCGATGCGGTTATCGGTCAGCCCCCGCAGGAACGACCCCTCGGTCTGCCCATAG
This genomic window contains:
- a CDS encoding DUF488 domain-containing protein, producing the protein MALTTLFTTGVYGQTEGSFLRGLTDNRIDLLADIRDRRGVRGGHYPFANAGRLQELLAANGIGYVHWREVAPPADMRAIQGKADHQARQKKSDRERLDPAFIKAYEAFIATKREWLKATLANESLSGKRICLVCVERTPDACHRSLLAKEIQAITGCAVEHIINKCK